A region from the Cryptosporangium arvum DSM 44712 genome encodes:
- a CDS encoding helix-turn-helix transcriptional regulator has product MDTRGLGAFLRAQRARLQPSDVGLPAGDGRRRTPGLRREEVAELSGVSSTWYTWLEQGRPIVASGQVIDALARALQLDPDRHRHLRALAGLAPPRTYTSGREATPRLQHLVDNAAPNPAVVYDRYFDYVVWNDVYARVRHDPATQPPNRRNAVWMMFTDPANRARQQCWAPAARALLSRFRTSAGQRPEDPRFAELVDALLEASPEFREWWPDYLVRDFRPTVLELDHPDAGRLVLDLYQLRPVEFPDLLLIVQIPATSDDRQRIERLL; this is encoded by the coding sequence ATGGACACACGCGGACTCGGCGCGTTCCTGCGGGCCCAGCGTGCCCGGCTGCAGCCGTCGGACGTCGGGCTGCCGGCCGGTGACGGCCGCCGACGGACACCGGGGCTGCGGCGGGAGGAGGTCGCGGAGCTCTCCGGCGTCTCCAGCACCTGGTACACGTGGCTCGAGCAGGGCCGCCCGATCGTGGCGTCCGGTCAGGTCATCGACGCGCTGGCCCGTGCGCTGCAGCTCGACCCCGACCGGCACCGCCACCTGCGCGCGCTGGCCGGGCTGGCCCCGCCCCGCACGTACACCTCCGGCCGGGAGGCCACGCCGCGGCTGCAGCACCTGGTCGACAACGCGGCCCCGAACCCGGCCGTCGTCTACGACCGGTACTTCGACTACGTCGTCTGGAACGACGTGTACGCGCGGGTCCGGCACGATCCGGCGACGCAGCCGCCGAACCGGCGCAACGCGGTGTGGATGATGTTCACCGACCCGGCCAACCGGGCCCGGCAGCAGTGCTGGGCGCCGGCCGCCCGCGCGCTCCTCAGCCGGTTCCGCACCTCGGCGGGGCAACGCCCGGAGGATCCGCGGTTCGCCGAACTCGTCGACGCGCTGCTCGAGGCGAGCCCGGAGTTCCGCGAGTGGTGGCCCGACTACCTGGTGCGCGACTTCCGGCCGACGGTTCTCGAACTCGACCACCCGGACGCGGGCCGGTTGGTGCTCGACCTGTACCAACTCCGCCCGGTGGAGTTCCCCGACCTGCTGCTCATCGTGCAGATTCCTGCCACTTCGGACGATCGGCAGCGAATCGAACGGTTGCTCTGA
- a CDS encoding SAM-dependent methyltransferase, whose protein sequence is MSVPDAARALGGTEQPNAARMYDYFLGGSHNFAADRAAADGLLSVAPDARDNARENRAFLRRVIGYLLDQGVRQFLDLGSGIPTAGNVHEIAHARDPRARVVYVDVEPIAVETSRRLLADNPNAEIVHADLREPGAVRGRATLLDPAEPIAVLAISVLHFVPDADDPRTILGEYLEPLASGSYLALSHVVVDEAPPPESEDGLAVYARTATPVTLRDSRQVTAFFHGHPLVEPGLVPVSHWRADGPAEPSAIHGAAAKVQYE, encoded by the coding sequence ATGTCCGTTCCTGATGCGGCGCGGGCTCTCGGTGGTACCGAGCAGCCGAACGCGGCCCGGATGTACGACTACTTCCTCGGCGGTTCCCACAACTTCGCGGCCGACAGAGCCGCCGCCGACGGGCTTCTCTCGGTGGCCCCCGACGCCCGTGACAACGCCCGGGAGAACCGGGCCTTCCTGCGCCGCGTGATCGGCTACCTGCTCGACCAGGGTGTGCGCCAGTTCCTCGACCTCGGCTCCGGCATCCCGACCGCGGGCAACGTCCACGAGATCGCCCACGCGCGTGATCCGCGGGCCCGGGTGGTCTACGTCGACGTCGAGCCGATCGCCGTGGAGACCAGCCGCCGCCTGCTGGCCGACAACCCGAACGCGGAGATCGTCCACGCCGACCTGCGCGAGCCGGGAGCCGTGCGCGGCCGGGCGACGTTGCTCGACCCGGCCGAGCCGATCGCGGTGCTGGCGATCTCGGTGCTGCACTTCGTGCCGGACGCCGACGACCCGCGCACGATCCTCGGCGAGTACCTGGAGCCCCTCGCGTCCGGCAGCTACCTCGCGCTCTCGCACGTCGTCGTCGACGAGGCCCCGCCGCCGGAGTCGGAGGACGGGCTCGCGGTCTACGCCCGCACCGCCACCCCCGTCACCCTGCGGGACTCCAGACAGGTGACCGCGTTCTTCCACGGCCACCCGCTGGTCGAGCCCGGCCTGGTTCCGGTCTCCCACTGGCGGGCCGACGGCCCGGCGGAGCCCAGCGCCATCCACGGCGCGGCCGCGAAGGTTCAGTACGAGTAG
- a CDS encoding 3-hydroxybutyryl-CoA dehydrogenase has product MSTIERVGVVGAGLMGSGIAEVSARAGLDVTVVEVDAGALEAGQRRIGHSFDRGVKAGKISAADRDAAVGRIRFTTTLDDLADRDLVVEAVAEVEALKLDVFAQLDKIVTRPDAIFASNTSSIPIMKLAMATARPTQVIGVHFFNPAPVLKLVEIIPSLLSSDETRERVEELATDRLGKTVVRSQDRAGFVVNALLIPYLLSAIRMFESGFASADDIDNGMVLGANHPMGPLRLIDLIGLDTTKSVAESMYEEFKEPLYSPPPLLLRMVDAGLLGKKSGRGFYSY; this is encoded by the coding sequence ATGAGCACGATCGAGCGGGTGGGCGTCGTCGGTGCCGGCCTGATGGGTTCGGGTATCGCGGAGGTTAGCGCACGCGCCGGCCTCGACGTCACGGTCGTGGAGGTCGACGCCGGGGCACTGGAGGCGGGACAGCGCCGAATCGGGCACTCATTCGATCGAGGTGTCAAAGCGGGCAAGATTTCGGCCGCGGACCGGGACGCCGCGGTGGGGCGGATCCGGTTCACGACCACGCTCGACGACCTGGCCGACCGCGACCTCGTGGTCGAGGCCGTCGCCGAGGTCGAGGCGCTGAAGCTCGACGTCTTCGCCCAGCTCGACAAGATCGTGACCCGGCCCGACGCGATCTTCGCGTCGAACACCTCGTCGATCCCGATCATGAAGCTGGCGATGGCCACCGCCCGTCCGACGCAGGTCATCGGCGTGCACTTCTTCAACCCGGCGCCGGTGCTCAAACTGGTCGAGATCATCCCGTCGCTGCTGTCGTCGGACGAGACGCGGGAGCGGGTGGAGGAGCTGGCCACCGACCGGCTCGGCAAGACCGTCGTCCGGTCCCAGGACCGAGCCGGGTTCGTGGTGAACGCGCTGCTCATCCCGTACCTCCTCTCGGCGATCCGGATGTTCGAGTCCGGCTTCGCGTCGGCCGACGACATCGACAACGGCATGGTGCTCGGCGCGAACCACCCGATGGGGCCGCTGCGCCTGATCGACCTGATCGGTCTGGACACCACCAAGTCGGTCGCCGAGTCGATGTACGAGGAGTTCAAAGAGCCGCTGTACTCCCCGCCGCCGCTGCTGCTGCGCATGGTCGACGCCGGACTGCTGGGCAAGAAGTCCGGCCGCGGGTTCTACTCGTACTGA